The Silurus meridionalis isolate SWU-2019-XX chromosome 16, ASM1480568v1, whole genome shotgun sequence genome has a segment encoding these proteins:
- the prdm5 gene encoding PR domain zinc finger protein 5 isoform X2, whose translation MTMLGMYVPDRFALKSSKVQDGVGLYTARRVKKGEKFGPFAGEKRMPGDLDESMDPRLMWEVRGNRGDVLYILDARNPRHANWLRFVHQAPSQEQKNLAAIQDGENIFYLAINDIETDTELLIGYLDSDMEEEEEDEIVKDEEEDTKEVKSVSSQPESAIKQEDHLCLLCESSFPSEEVLAEHLQSLHQRASAEDKEFKCRNCGKEFPVKQALQRHVLHCTESSASAGDASRVHQCALCHCSFSSESSFEQHKEACKGEARFACKAESCGKRFKSKDALKKHKSNVHTGGTRSKLICTICNRKCSSSVNLQEHRKIHEIFDCPACDKKFISTNQLKRHMITHSEKRPYTCEICNRSFKRLDQVTAHKIIHSEDKPYKCKLCWKEFAHRNVYKNHKKTHSEERPFQCEECKALFRTPFSLQRHLLIHNSERTFKCDQCDATFKRKDTLNVHIQVVHDGHKKYKCDLCEKAFVTPSVLKSHKKTHTGEKEKICPYCGQKFASNGTLRVHIRSHTVGICMWKYGSPRGTHRAPLSLCPE comes from the exons ATGACAATGCTGGGCATGTACGTGCCAGACAGGTTCGCTCTGAAGTCCTCCAAAGTCCAGGACGGAGTCGGGCTGTACACTGCGAGACGGGTCAAGAAG GGGGAGAAATTCGGGCCATTTGCGGGCGAGAAGAGGATGCCTGGTGATCTGGATGAGAGCATGGACCCGAGGCTGATGTGGGAG GTTCGAGGGAACAGAGGCGATGTGCTGTACATCCTGGACGCCAGAAACCCTCGCCACGCTAACTGGCTGCGCTTCGTGCATCAGGCGCCGTCCCAGGAGCAGAAGAACCTGGCAGCTATTCAG GACGGGGAGAACATCTTTTACCTCGCCATCAACGACATCGAGACGGATACGGAGCTCCTCATCGGCTACCTGGACAGCGacatggaggaggaagaggaggatgagatcGTCAAAGACGAAGAGGAGGACACCAAAGAGGTCAAGAGCGTCAGCTCTCAGCCAG agtcaGCGATAAAGCAGGAGGACCACCTGTGTCTGCTGTGTGAGAGCAGCTTCCCCAGTGAGGAGGTTCTGGCTGAACACCTTCAGAGTTTACATCAGAGAGCCAGCGCCGAGGACAAGGAGTTCAAGTGCCGCAACTGTGGCAAAGAGTTCCCCGTTAAACAGGCCCTGCAGCGCCa cgtTCTCCACTGCACTGAAAGTTCTGCCTCGGCCGGAGATGCTTCCCGAGTTCACCAGTGTGCTCTATGTCACTGCTCCTTCAGCTCCGAATCCag ctttgaACAGCACAAGGAAGCATGTAAAGGAGAAGCCCGGTTTGCGTGTAAGGCAGAGAGCTGTGGGAAAAGGTTCAAGAGCAAAGACGCCCTGAAGAAGCACAAAAGCAACGTACACACAG GCGGCACTCGCAGTAAGCTCATATGCACCATCTGCAATAGAAAATGCTCGTCTTCAGTCAACCTGCAGGAGCACCGCAAG ATCCACGAGATATTCGACTGTCCTGCATGCGACAAAAAGTTCATCTCGACCAATCAGTTGAAGCGCCATATGATCACACACTCAG AGAAGCGACCGTACACCTGTGAGATCTGCAACCGCAGTTTCAAGCGATTGGACCAGGTGACGGCTCATAAAATCATCCACAGTGAGGACAAACCGTACAAGTGCAAGCTGTGCTGGAAGGAGTTCGCTCATCGCAACGTCTACAAGAACCacaagaag ACACACTCCGAGGAAAGGCCGTTCcagtgtgaggagtgtaagGCTCTATTCCGGACACCGTTCTCCCTCCAGCGCCATCTCCTCATCCACAACA GTGAGAGGACTTTCAAGTGCGATCAGTGCGACGCCACGTTTAAGCGCAAGGACACGCTGAACGTGCACATACAGGTGGTGCACGACGGACACAAGAAGTACAAGTGCGACCTGTGCGAGAAAGCCTTCGTCACGCCCTCCGTGCTCAAGAGCCACAAGAAG ACTCACACCGGAGAGAAGGAAAAGATCTGTCCGTACTGCGGTCAAAAGTTCGCCAGCAATGGGACCCTGAGGGTGCACATTCGCAGCCATACAG tcgGGATTTGCATGTGGAAGTACGGCTCCCCCAGAGGGACACATAGAGCGCCGCTGTCCCTGTGCCCAGAATGA